In Candidatus Methylomirabilota bacterium, the genomic window TGTCGACTTCCTTCTGCACGCGGCCCGGCACGTGCGCCGCACCCACAGTGTCCGAGACAACGCCATTCCTGGGTGAAGTCTGGTAAACGAAAGGCCGCGGAACCGACCAACTCGTCGACCTCTACTCGATCCGCACGTACAGACGCAAATAGAGGTCATGGATGCCGAGCGCGTGAAGGGGCATCTCGATGATCGATTCCGGGCGCACCAGGGGCGGAACCGGAATCCGCACGATCCTCTCGGTGACGATTCGACCCTGCCCGCGACAGCACACGCACGGAAAGAGCCACATGCGGCCGCTTCCGCCGCACTCGAAGCACGACTCGACACCCGGCACCGCGATCGGCACCTCGGCCCCGCGAGACGCCTCCTCCGGCGTCAGGATGACCTCGACGGTGAGTCCCTCGGGCCCCTCGGTCTTTGGAAGTCCGATGCCGGTGAAGTTCCGGAACACGCGCTCAAGCAGGGCGTCGAAGGACGGCCGGACCGCCAATGGTTCGTCCAGCAACCGGCTCCATGGTGCGCTCGGTTGGTCAGCAAATCGCGCGGGCGCACGCTCTTGCCACGCCGCCAGTTCCGCATCGTGGCGGCGCCGTGCCTGCGGGTCGGCGAGGACGGCGTACGCCTCGGCCACCTTCTGGAAGGCGACAGTACTCTGCTCGCCCGCCACATCCGGGTGAAGAATCCGCGCGAGATCGCGATACCGCGCCCGTATGCCCGAAGGGCTCTCGGACTGGGACACCCCCAGGATCAGATAGTAGTTGTGCTGAGCCAT contains:
- a CDS encoding DnaJ domain-containing protein; translated protein: MAQHNYYLILGVSQSESPSGIRARYRDLARILHPDVAGEQSTVAFQKVAEAYAVLADPQARRRHDAELAAWQERAPARFADQPSAPWSRLLDEPLAVRPSFDALLERVFRNFTGIGLPKTEGPEGLTVEVILTPEEASRGAEVPIAVPGVESCFECGGSGRMWLFPCVCCRGQGRIVTERIVRIPVPPLVRPESIIEMPLHALGIHDLYLRLYVRIE